The following is a genomic window from Acidobacteriota bacterium.
CCGCCGGAGCAGGTCGAGTATACTAAACAAGGCTTTGTCCCGTCAGCCCCGCCCAGATCTGTCATGGTCGAAACATCCATCCACGAAGCGTTCCTGCGTCGTCTGAACGAGGCGCCGGAAGCACCGGTGGCGATCTGCGCCGAGCGAGAGTGGAGCGTCGGCGACCTACACCGCCTGACCGATGCCCTGGTGCCCCGCCTGCGCGCCGCGGGCCTGGGGCCTGGGCAACTGGTGTCCTTGGAGGCGCCCAGCGGGCCGGGATTCCTTGGCGCCTTCCTGGCCCTGCGCCGGGTCGGCTGCGCGGCGCTGCTGCTGGGCACCGGCCTGGCGGCCTCGGAGGCCCGGGAGATCCGCCGGCGGTTGGGTACCCGCGGCCGCCTCGCGGCGCCGCCCTGGCCGGAGACTGTCGAGGATTTGGAGCTCGCCGCCGAGAACCCGGAGCATCCCGCCGACCTGGAGCCGGACATCGCAGTGGTCAAACTCACCAGCGGCTCCACCGGCACTCCCCGGGGCATCTTGGTGAGCGGCGCCGCGCTGCTGGCGGATGACCGGGCTCTGGCCTCATCCATGGAGCTACGGGACGACGAGCGCATCCTGGTGGCGGTGCCCATGGCCCATTCCTACGGCCTGGCCAGCGTCGCCCTGCCGGCCTTGGTCCGCCCGAGCACCCTGATCCTCCCCGCCGGCGGCAACCCCTTCGCCGCACTGCAGGCGGGGCACCGCCACGGCGCTACCTTTTTGCCCACGGTGCCGGCCTATCTCCAGGCACTGCTCAAAAAGCAGGAGCCACCCCCCTGGCCCGAAACCCTCCGCCTGACCATCACCGCCGGCGCTCCCCTGCTGCCGGAGACCGCCCGCCGCTTCCGCCAGGCCTACGGCCGCTCCATCCACGTCTTCTACGGCTCCAGCGAGTCCGGCGGCATCACCTACGACCGCCGGGGCGACGCCGGCGAGCGGGGCTCCTTGGGCACGCCGGTGACGGGAGTGGAGATCGAGCTGGAGGCCGCCGGCGGCGCTCCGGGGGGCGACCGCGGCCTGGTGACGGTCCGCTCCCCCGCCGTCGCGCGGGCCTATCTCGACCGGGACACCGAGGTGAACGGCGACCCCGAGCTTCCAAGCTCGAATCTCCACGCCCCGAATCTCCACGACGGTTGCTTCCGCACCAACGACCTGGCGGAGCTGCGCGGCGGCGAGCTCTTCCTGCTGGGGCGGGTCGACGACGTGATCAACATCAAGGGCAAGAAGGTCCATCCCCGGGAGATCGAAGCGGTGCTGCGACGACAGCCGGGGGTAGACGACGCAGCGGTGCTGGCGGTCGAGCGCCCCGGCGGCGGCGAGCTGCTGCGGGCGGTGGTGGCATCCACCGACCGGGAGATCGACCAGGAGTCGGTGCAGGCCTGGTGCCGCCGCCACCTGGCAGCCCACAAGGTCCCCCGCAGCCTGATCCTCCTCCCCGCCCTGCCGCGCACCGACCGCGGCAAGCTCGACCGCCGGGCGCTGTATCGGCTGGAGGACGGATTGTCCGCGGAAGATCAGCGCGGATAGTTCCCTCGAAGGCTCGAAGCCCACCTCCGGGTCGTCCACGCCGGTCAAAACAAACAAGAGCCCGATCCACCACCAAGGTGAATCGGGCTCGCTGAGCTACGCGACCGACGACCGTTCAACGGCCGCCGGTCCCGCTGGAAGGTTCAGCTACTCGACGGGCTCGCAGCTGTCCGGATCGATGCTGAAGCCCTGACACATCACCTGCGACTGCGGAGCGGTGTCGATGTAGCAGACACCGAAGGGGCAGTTGAAGCCGGTGCAGTAGTTGTCACCGATGCAGAAGCCGAGACCACAGGTGGGATCCGCCAGACGGCACTGGCAGAAGAGCACCGACTGCGGGCTACTCGCCGGATAGCAGCCCAGATCGTCGCAGAACTCGCCGGCCTTGTTGCAGTAGCCCGGGCCGCAATCGTTGCAGCCGCCTCGGGAGAGGCTGTTGGGGGGCAGCTGGTCCGGGCCGATGTCGTCGATGATGGCCTGGATGGGCACGCCGCGGTTGGGGGTGCCGCAGTTGATCACCGCGCCGCGGCAGTGATGCAGGGCCACCACCGCATTGTCACAGCGGGCGAGCACCGGCGAGCCGGAGCTGCCGCCCTGGGTGTCGCACCAATAGCCGATGTCGTCCACCGGTCCGCCGGTGCAGGCCGGGCGGTCGACGCTCTCCACCTGGCAGAAGCCGGTGGTGTCGCCGGGGTGGGTGGATTCCAGCGCGATGCGCTTGCCCCAGGCCTGGGGATGCTGCGGGATGTAGATCCGCTCTCCCGCCGCGGTGCCGGTGCCGTCCCGCATCCGCAGGTAACCATAGGTGGCCACGGGGTTGGTGGGCAGCTGCA
Proteins encoded in this region:
- a CDS encoding class I adenylate-forming enzyme family protein, translating into MVETSIHEAFLRRLNEAPEAPVAICAEREWSVGDLHRLTDALVPRLRAAGLGPGQLVSLEAPSGPGFLGAFLALRRVGCAALLLGTGLAASEAREIRRRLGTRGRLAAPPWPETVEDLELAAENPEHPADLEPDIAVVKLTSGSTGTPRGILVSGAALLADDRALASSMELRDDERILVAVPMAHSYGLASVALPALVRPSTLILPAGGNPFAALQAGHRHGATFLPTVPAYLQALLKKQEPPPWPETLRLTITAGAPLLPETARRFRQAYGRSIHVFYGSSESGGITYDRRGDAGERGSLGTPVTGVEIELEAAGGAPGGDRGLVTVRSPAVARAYLDRDTEVNGDPELPSSNLHAPNLHDGCFRTNDLAELRGGELFLLGRVDDVINIKGKKVHPREIEAVLRRQPGVDDAAVLAVERPGGGELLRAVVASTDREIDQESVQAWCRRHLAAHKVPRSLILLPALPRTDRGKLDRRALYRLEDGLSAEDQRG